TGGAATTAGAGGAAAAGTCCATCCTTGTGCTAGGCTTGCCAGACCCAGTGCCGAATGGCTTTCGCCCCCACCAGCACCAAGGAACTAGACAGCTTCCAGATTCCCACTGCCAGAGGGCAGCAAACCCAGAGTTCTCTTGGAATTAGCAGCAGGCTCCTAGGGGCTGCTCTAAAGCATCTCCCCACCTCTGCACAACACCCCATCTCCAGTTGGGAAGGTAGTTCCCTTTTGTTCTCTGGAACAGCTGTAACAGTCTCCTGTGCCCCACCTCTGAGGGGCTTCCAAGTCTCTTTAGCCTAGCCCTCTGCTTGGCTCTAGGCTCCCCTACCTGTACAGTCAGGTATGGGGCTCTTCCAGGCCCCAAGGCACAAAATCTGAGTTTTGATTAAAAGCTGTTTTCTCATGAGTCTGGTGTTGCTATCcctctgggggtgggagaggcacGTTGGTGGCTGAAGCAAGGCGCTCTCCCTTCTCTCTGAGCTGCGGGCCTCAGCTCACAGCAGGTGCAGGTTTAGTGCTCACTAAACCTGCTGGTGTGCACTGGATGGAATCCTGGCTTTGAGTGAGGAGGTGACTCAGCAGCTGTTCCCTTCAGCCCTGCCTGCTACAGCTGGATATCCCAGCACTGTTTCTGCTCTCCTTTGGGGGGTATTCTGTGCTGGTGCCCTGGCCTTGTGCTATTCAGCAgttagagctacagctcaccctcTCCTCTGAAAGCAGCTTTCTTACACCAAGTGGTCAGTGCAGGCAATAAACACATATTCCCCATGATCTAATCTTGGCCGCAGTTAGAGCCTGAAGAGATACTCTGCCCCTCCAGCAGCTATTCAGAGTGAGGGTGAACACACAGCCCCCTAAGTGGGCACAAGTTGAAGCTAGCATTCTCTCTTGCCCTTCAACTCTACAATGCCTTTAAGAGCAAGTCCCTGCTACCAGGACTGCTTACCTCAAGTTTTTTAATAACCAGGCTTGCCAGGGGGTTTCAGTAGGGAGCTGTGGCCCTATAAAACAGCCTGAGTTCTGGTCCTGTGAGATGTTGAAACCAGGGGCAGGCTCTGATTCAGCCAGAACCTCCCCTTAAATTAACCCCAGACATATTACATGCCAAGTACCTCAGGGCTTCTAGCACTTTGTAAATAGAGAAGCTTGAGAAGGTCTCTGCCCTAACACATGTGGTTTAAGAGCTGACAAAAGGGGAAGATAATATGGGCTTAATGAAGGAAagactgaagccagtggagctcaGATTAAGAACTAGAAAGGCCCTAGACTGCAAGCCTGAGAATAGCATGGAGAGAAACAGACTAGGGGTTGATGGAGCAATATAATGGCAGAAGGGAATAAAGTTTATATCAAAGAACTATTCAGCAGGGGTGGGAACGTTACCCCATCCCTCCCTTTTGAGAGCTCAGCCGTTGTTCTCTGAAGGTGGTTTAAGTGAACACTTCATTCAGAAAACGCTCCCTCAGCTCTGTACTCACCACCCTGGTGAGCTTTACAGGCCAGATCCCATCTGTCTCATTTCTGATACCATATCCATTACTAGCACAGCAGAGCACCTTCTGACACAGGTGTGGGAGTAGCCTGCCACCTACACAAAGAGCACCATGGTCAAAGCTTTCTACAATAGGTGGGTCGTAGCGCAGTCTTTCAGGCTTCTCAGGGCCCATTCATAGCTGCTTTACAAACTGTGTCCACAGAAGGTTACGGATGTCTTTATTCAATAAGTTAATACATGTAGCATCTGACCAGTATCACTCTGTCAAACAGTTATTGGGAAGGCAGTGCACATGGCAGGGATGACAGCACAAAGACATTTCATGAAGTCCCAGCAAGAGTCTTCCTCCCTCGTTCCCTTCTCAAAGCACAAAGTGGTCCAATAGGAATGCAGTTAGTTGGTGAGGGTGATCAGAGCCTCCACCACGTTGCCCATATGCTCTCGCAGACTACGCTCCGCTGCTGCCCGAGAGATCTCCATCTCGTTCATctgcagggaagggagcagagataAAAGACGCTGCACAACAGCACACAAGAAAAGGGTTGGACTCAATTAAGGCTTGGTATTGGTACTCCAGCATTACTGAGGCCTCAACCAAGAGTATGAGTCACAAAGCTGCTGCAGAGTCCAGCTACTGTTCCTGGCCTACTACAGTGCAATACAGCAAAGCAGGGTGGATACAtgatagctcaaagatatctcaccACAGAATAGGGATtattaattctatagtatgagaatatattcatgtaatgttttcaaaaagttttgtaaatgagttccaatagttcatggattagggacccaatcttacggggttccaggggcttctgtatagattatttaggttaatctttctatctacccaatgggactcagtgctacGTCTAGAAGATACcttcagagatgcttagttttgtagttctcaaactggatttgtgtctccagagataacatgcttgttaacagcaaaaatgtttataaataaataaatatatagaggtgagaaataatagacctcaaccctattgtccctctgcaaatttgtgtacacagagtcaatcctttacctctctctaaaagtgcaaagtttcaaaaagttaaatgaatagaagattgttggggggtggaatagatctggagaagtctggagataaatgtgagaagggagggacaggcagtagaaacaaaagtgaaactgtttgagcagcatattccaaaAGTCTTAAGGTCTtgctgagtgtagccttcattgatttgagatctaccatatcaTTCTCTCACTAAAAGGGAAaatctataatggcagcaggccataaaaagAGACCcattttgggaatattttaatgaacttCCTCTACCTGTAGGTAAGACaagcatgtgtgcaaaatgcacacagtgcaacaaagaaatgcaaggcctagttgcctgaatgaaacaacaccatgagaagtgttccttctcaggaggaagctgcattgaagatgataaAAGGagcatgtctgaacatgcaggatcttcaggctGGTAAACTTTTAtatttctttcttaaggactacctgtcttccttctggactattcttgaattctcatgtttgaacaaaaaatatagttgttactctattatactatcattttagatgcagttatgataaaaaataaacagctgAAATTGGCAGAtgttccttttacaatttcacctttaaagtagtactttCCAGACTGGAAAactggagactgtccagtttgaccaatgtatcttgcagaggggcatagctggcacatgatggcatatatcagattggtagatgtgcaggtgaacgagcctctgatagcgtggctgatgtgattaggccccatgatggtgtccccatcttcgagacaccactgacttcctgaggaaactacgatccatcagtgatcttcctgaaaacaccatcctggccactatggatgtagaagcctctacacaacattccacacaaagatgggctacaaggcgtcaggaacagtatccccaatactgtcgcggctaacctggtggctgaactttgtgactttgtcctcacccataactatttcatatttggggacaatgtataccttcaaatcagcggcactgctatgggtacccgcatggccccacagtatgccaacattttaatggctgacttagaaaaacgcttccttagctctcgtcccctaacgcccctactctacttgcactacattgatgacattttcatcatctggacccatggaaaagaagcccttgaggaattccactatgattccAACAagttccatcccaccatcaacctcagcctggaccagtccacacaagagatccacttcctggacactatagtgctaataagcgatggtcacaaacactaccctataccggaaacctactgaccgctattccttcctacatgcctccagctttcatccagaccacaccacacgatccattgtctgcagccaagctctacgatataaccacatttgctccaagccctcagacagagaaacacctacaagatctctatcaagcgttcttacaactacaatacccacctgttgaagtgaagaaacagattgacagagccagaagagtacccagaagtcacctactacaggacaggcccacaaagaaaataacagaacgtcactagccatcaccttcagcccctaactaaaacctctccaatgcatcatcaaggatctacaatctatcctgaaggaggacccatcactctccagatcttgggagacaggccagtccttgcctacagacagccctccaacctgaagcaaatactcacgagcagccacacaccacacaacagaaccactaacccaggaacctatccttgcaacaaagcctgttgccaactctgtccacttatctattcaggggacaccatcatagggcctaatcacatcagccacactatcagaggctcgttcacctgcaaatctaccaatgtgatatatgccatcatgtgccagcaatgcccctctgccacgtgcattggtcaaactggacagtctctatgtaaaagaataaatggacacaaatcagacatcaagaattgtaacattcaaaaaccagtcggagaacacttcaatctctttggtcacttgattacagacctaaaagttgcaattcttcaacaaaaaaaacttcaaaaactgactccaacgagagactgctgaattggaattaatttgcaaactggatataattaacttaggcttgaatagagactgggaatggatgagtcattacacaaagtaaaactatttccccatgtttattccacccccccacccccgttcctcagacgttcttgtcaactcctagaaatggcccaccttgattatcactacaaaaggttcccccccccctctcggtaatagctcatcttaagtgatcactctcgttacagtgtgtacggtaacacccattgtttcatgttctctatgtatataaatctcccctctgtattttccactgaatgcatccgatgaagtgagctgtagctcacgaaagcttatgctcaaataaatttgttaaccatagataagtttgtgataagaaccagcagattacaaaaagatgtaattgatgaaaaaattgccctatttgtttatgcaacaaattctcctttctgtatgattgagaacccacacttcattaacatggttcagtcattaagaccaggatacagtccacccaacagagcagatgtcacagggaAACTgttggataaagtgtatgaaagagaaattgagcagtgtgcaaaaggtctagagcaggggtaggcaacctatggtaTGCGTGCCAAAGGAGGCAcgagagctgattttcagtggcactcacactgcccgggtcctggccaccggtccggaggctctgcattttaatttaattttaaatgaagtttcttaaacattttaaaaaccttatttactttacatacaacaatagtttagttatatattaatgacttatagaaagagaccatctaaaatgttaaaatgtattcctggcacgcgaaaccttaaattagagtgactaaatgaagactcagcacaccacttctgaaaagttgccgacccctggtctacagggtaaaattgttaacctgagtcttgaagggtggagcaatgtccacaatgatcctgttgtatgtgcttgtgtgacaacagaagaagggaatgttttccttacagaaacaattgatacatcaggaaatgccccacagcagaatacttacaagaagtagcagtaaaagctataacaaactgtgaaaaaaaattcaactgtctagtacgcagcttggttacagacaatgctgcaaaagtatccaagatgagaagaaattatttagaagagagtcccaagctaacaacatataGTTGCACCTCCTAGCTAAAGTCTTCAGTGTTCctgaaataaaggctaatgttgttgaaattgcaaaatacttccataacaaccactttgcagcagctgctctgaaaaaagtgggaggaaccaaacTAACTATCCCACAAGACgtgcaatggaactcagtagtggactgttttgagcactatatcaagaactagCCTAATCTGATGAtcatttgtgaacaaaatcatgaaaaaaaaatagatgtcactgtcacagccaaagttcttaACATTTGGcgtaagagaaatgttgaacacatgctgagtaccctgaagcctatttctgtagccttgaacaaaatgcagggaaatagctgttttattccTGACGCTATTGAAATCTGGAAGGAACGGAGTGAGATCatcaaaagagaaatatgcaatgacagagttaaattacaagcattaaaaaaaccgaatgggacaagcactatcttcagctcattttcttgcaaatattctcaatatttggtaccagggtcaaacattaactgctgaagaagagaaaTTGGCtaggacatggacatccagcaatcatccctccattatgccaactataataaacttcagggctaggggtgaaccattcaagaaatatatgtttgctgacaatgttttaaagaaactcacaccagtgaactggtggaagtcacttaagcacttggattcagaggctgttgaagtgataatctcactaaCAGCAATAACTTCTTCtaccagtgtagaaagaatattttcttcctttggactaattcattccaaattgagaaatcgtttgggacctaaAAGatcaggaaagcttgtttttcttttccagattatgaaaaaacaggaaaatgaaggtgaagacaatgAGTTAGCTGTAGAagccaatatttataaaaaaaattaaattaactattttagttaaaaacaattttaactaaaacaaacctgattttaaaaaacttaaatgtttaactaaattcaaaaattcatatgcttgttttattaaaatattatacgtttgctgttgaagaaaaaaatccagaatacataacgttgttgttttagttaaataaaacaatttaaatgtctgtctggtgatgttctcctccaaatacagcatggcaaaaaaatcctccaaatattaatgattaacctgttgaattggagatatttcaCCTCctaatgacttcataaatatccgtttcaattacctttggtaaatgaaataaaccaaacaatcattcattttctgatatagctgtaaaactaatctgaaaagttttcaatataaatcacttaaaaatgtatagtgtgttccttttaaaaatgaaacctacatctatctttgagttgtgaagaatatgcattaaggttataacaaccaacaagaatgcatttttatgtagaaatccatgattaaattgagtcttcctgactagtgatttaaatcaaatccaccctgccttcCATACTCACAATCAGTTCCAAATCTTCTTTCTTGATTGTAACTTTTGCCAGTTCTTTTTCCCTGTAACAAAAGGAATCAGAACATAAAGCACCAACAACACAGGCTCCAGACCAACTCAGTCACAACTGTAAAGTGCAATTAGAAAGCTTGCAGCAACTCCTTGCTGAAGCATAAAGCCACCAGTCCTGAGACTGGACTTAGACAGGCAGGAAGTTTAACCAGAAAAATTACCCTGGTCCCcaagccagtggttttcaaactttttttctggggacccagttgaagaaaattgttgatgcccgtgaccagtggagctggggatggggggtttggggtgtgggaggggctctgggctgaggtgcaggctctgggatggggccaggatgaggggtttggggtgcaggaggggctctgggtttggggggctaagggctggggcttgggagggggtcagggctctgggctggggggtttggGGCACGGACTTACCTCCGACAactcccagtcagtggcacagtcAGGGTGCAGAAGCAGGCTTCTGGcttgtcctggcaccatggaccgCACTGTGcctgaagcggccagcagcaggtccagctcttaGGTAGAGATGCACAAGCGGCTCTGCAcggctctcgcccacaggcatcgccccctccagctcccatttgctgtgcggagctggtgctcggggcaggggcagcgcacagagccccatggcccccctgcctggaagccagacctgctgctggccgcttctgggcgCAGTGCGGTGTCAGAACAAGTAGCTAGGCAGCACCaccgacaggacttttaatgtccTGGTCAACAGTGCTAATCAGAGCGACCCAGTACCTTACATGTGACCCACACTTTGAAAAATGCAGCCCTAGGCCTCCTGAAGAAGTTTCTGCATGTGCAAAGCTAAGTCACCTATTACTGGATTGAGTGGCTCAAGAACTGAAAGCCCTGACACCAGAATTGTCTGAGCTTCAGCACCAAAGAAGCTATTCTAACCTACCACTACAAATAAGGCTGATCCTTAATCAGTGGCTGCACTGGGCCCAGACGAGGGCATGGAGGTTGCATCTCAAAGCTCTATGCAAGAAAGGGGCAAGACGTGCAGAGAGCACTTACCtctcttgttttgctttttgctCTCTGGATCTTCGGTCTCCAATCACGGACATGGcctgggcagggggagcagggaaggttACCTCCAGGTTATCAGGCCAAGCTGAACCTCTTCCCAACGCCCCCAACCCCGAGGGGTCACACGCTGCAGCCTCCAGTGCTGGAATCTCGGGACACCGCCAGTTGGTGGGGAAGAGCCACAGGCTGGCCGGGGGCCCATGGCCCCAACCTCCGGCAGCTtgtgccccccagctcctgggtCAAGTTCTGACTCTATTCTGAACGAGCCCCCCACCCACCACGCGCCCAGGCCCCCGCCCAccgggcccctcccccacccgccgcgccccgccccgccccgcccgcaccGTCTCCAGGTTCGAGCTCTGAATCTCCTTCTCCTCCGCATAGTCCGTGACGCGCTCCAGGTCCGCGGCGCCGCTGTCGTGTTTGCGGGGCTTCTCCGCCGGccgccccccggccccggccccggccccggccccgtcCGCGCCGCCCCCGGCCCCGTTCGGCTCCgtctccagctccagctccacgtCCCCCTCCGCCGCCATCGCGTCCTCGGCCCCGGACTTCCGCTTCCGGTCACGAGACTTGGGCCACTCGCAGGGGAGGAACCAGCGAGACGGGACGGAGGGACGCAGCGGCCGGGCGCCACCTGCGGGCGGGCGGGGAATAGCGCCGCGAGTCTGGCCGCTGGGACTCGGGACTCGCCGGGAGCATCAGCCCGGGGCCGCCTCGGCCGGCGCCAGCAGCGAAGGAGCGGGGCTGGTGGGGGCCCGCGGTGGCGAGGTAGCCCCATCCCGGGGCACGCGGGGACAGGCTGGCCGGGGCTCAGGGCACCGgccggccctgccccctccctccagactGCGGATTACAAGGCGGCGACTcgctctcccagcgctcccacTACAATGTACCgggctcccaccgctcccaccgctccgactcggtctcccaccgctcccagccgctctcccaccgctccgacttggtctcccaccgctcccactcagtctcccaccgctccgactcggtctcccaccacTCCACCGTCCAAcgcggtctcccaccgctccaaGCTCGCTCTCCCACCGCCTCCAGACTCGGCTATCCCACCGCTCCCATCAGTCTCCACCGCTTGACTCGGTCTCCAAGCTCCAccactcccaccgctccgacttggtctcccaccgctcccactcAGTCTCCCACCGCTTCCAccactcccaccgctccgactcggtctcccaccgctcccaccgctccgactcggtctcccaccgctcccagccgctctcccaccgctccgactcagtctcccaccgctcccagccgctctcccagcgctcccacTGCAATGTACCgggctcccaccgctcccaccgctccgactcggtctcccaccgctcccaccgctccgactcggtctcccaccgctcccagccgctctcccaccgctccgactcggtctcccaccgctcccagccgctctcccaccgctccgacttggtctcccaccgctcccactcagtctcccaccgctccgactcggtctcccaccgcttccaccactcccaccgctccgactcggtctcccaccgctcccaccgctccgactcggtctcccaccgctcccagccgctctcccaccgctccgactcggtctcccaccgctcccagccgctctcccagcgctcccacTGCAATGTACCgggctcccaccgctcccaccgctccgactcggtctcccaccgctcccagccgctctcccaccgctcccaccgctccgactcggtctcccaccgctcccagccgctctcccaccgctccgactcggtctcccaccgctcccagccgctctcccagcgctcccacTGCAATGTACCgggctcccaccgctcccaccgctccgactcggtctcccaccgctccgactcggtctcccaccgctcccagccgctctcccacggctccgactcggtctcccaccgctcccaccgctccgactcggtctcccaccgctcccactgcAATGTACCGGGCTCCTAccactcccaccgctccgactcagtctcccaccgctcccaccgctcccaccgctccgactcggtctcccaccgctcccagccgctctcccaccgctccgactcggtctcccaccgctcccagccgctctcccagcgctcccacTGCAATGTACCgggctcccaccgctcccaccgctccgactcggtctcccaccgctcccagccgctcccaccgctccgactcggtctcccaccgctcccagccgctccgACCGCTCTGACTcgctctcccagcgctcccacTGCAATGTACCgggctcccaccgctcccaccgctccgactcggtttCCCACCACTCCCACTGCAATGTACCGGGCTCCTAccactcccaccgctccgactcagtctcccaccgctcccagccgctcccaccgctccgactcggtctcccaccactccgactcggtctcccaccgctcccaccgctccgactcggtctcccaccgctcccagccgctctccaaccgctccgactcggtctcccaccgctcccagccgctctcccaccgctcccaccgctccgactcagtctcccaccgctccgactcggtctcccaccgctcccagccgctctcccaccgctcccaccgctcccagctgctctcccaccgctcccaccgctccgactcggtctcccaccgctcccagccgctctcccaccgctccgactcggtctcccaccgctcccagccgctctcccaccgctccgactcggtctcccaccgctcccagccgctctcccaccgctccgactcggtctcccaccgctcccactcagtctcccaccgctccgactcggtctcccaccgcttccaccgctcccaccgctccgactcggtctcccaccgcttccagccgctcccaccgctccgtctcggtctcccaccgcaccgagccagtctcccaccgctccgactcggtctcccaccgctcccagccgctcccactcggtctcccaccgctccgacttggtctcccaccgctcccagtcgctcccaccgctccaactcggtctcccaccgctcccaccgctccgactcggtctcccaccgctcccagctgctcccaccgctccgtctcggtctcccaccgcaccgagccgggctcccaccgctccgactcggtctcccaccgctcccagccgctctcccaccgctccgactcggtctcccaccgctcccaccgctccgactcggtctcccaccgctcccagccgctcccacCGCTCTGACTCGGTCTCCCAGCTCACCGAGCCAGTTCCCACGCTCCAACTCGATCTCCACCGCTCCCACTGCTCCGACCGGTCTCCACCGCTCCCAACGCTCCGACTCGGttcccactgctcccagccgctctccaaCCGCTCAActgctcccagccggtctcccaccgctcccagccggttCCAGGCCGGTCTCCCAACCGCTCCCAGCTGGTCTCCAACACTCCCAACGCTCCCAGCCGGTATCCACACTCCGAGCGGTCGTGCACCACCACCGCTCCGAGCCTGTCTCCcacgctcccaccgctcccagcggTCTCCCACACTCCGAGCGCGGTCGTCCATGCTCCCATCGCtctgactcggtctcccaccgctcccacagctcccaccgctccgagccggtATCCACccctcccagccggtctcccaccgctcccaccgctccgagccggtctcccaGCGCTCCGAGCCattctcccaccgctcccaccgctccgagccggtctcccaccgttccgagccggtctcccaccgctcccaccgctcccagccggtctcccaacCGGTCTCCCAACACTCCCAGCCGGTCTCcaaccgctcccagccgctctcccaccgctTCCACCGCTCCGAATCAGTCTCGCACTGCTCCCAACGCTCTGACTCgatctcccactgctcccagccgctctcccaccgctccgactcggtctcccaccgctcccagccgctcccacTCGGTCTTCCACCGCACCGAGCCGGGCTCCCACCGCTCCAACTCGGTCTCCAACCGCTCCCACGgctcccagctgctctcccaccgctcccaccgctctgactcggtctcccaccgcaccgagccagtctcccaccgctccgactcggtctcccaccgctcccagctgctcccaccgctccgactcggtctcccaccgcaccgagccggtctcccaccgctcccaccgctccgagccggtctcccaccgctctgaCTCGGTCTACCACTGATCCCACCActcc
Above is a window of Dermochelys coriacea isolate rDerCor1 chromosome 10, rDerCor1.pri.v4, whole genome shotgun sequence DNA encoding:
- the HYPK gene encoding huntingtin-interacting protein K; its protein translation is MAAEGDVELELETEPNGAGGGADGAGAGAGAGGRPAEKPRKHDSGAADLERVTDYAEEKEIQSSNLETAMSVIGDRRSREQKAKQEREKELAKVTIKKEDLELIMNEMEISRAAAERSLREHMGNVVEALITLTN